TCCCCTCGATCGCGACCGAGGCGACGACCGGCTTCTCCGAAACGACGACGGTCAGCCGGTATCCGCCCTCCACCTCCTCGCTGTCGATGGTCACGCCCCGGAAATATCCCATCCGCGAGATCGCCTTGATGTCCTCCCGGATCCTGGCGAGATCGAGCTCCTGCCCAACCCTCGTGGACATGGCCTGCCGGATGTCGTCCGGAGGGACCCTCTTCGCGCCCTGCACGTCGACGGCCACCACCCGGAATCCATCCGCCCGGACGCTCCCCCCCGTTCCCGCCAGGATGAAGGCGCAGAGAAGGAAGGCGCACAATCCCCCCGGGAGGCGGACCTTTCCCTTCATTCGACGATCCGTCCGTCGTCGATTCGGATCACCCGGTCGAGGCGCCCTGCCACCCGGTCGTTGTGGGTCACCATCAGGACCGAAAGCCCGCGCGCCCGGTTCAGTTCGAGGAGCAGGTCGACCATTCCGGCGGCGGTCGTCCGGTCGAGGTTTCCGGTCGGTTCGTCGGCTAAAAGAACGGACGGCTCCATCACGAGCGCGCGGCAGACCGCCGCCCGCTGCTGCTCTCCCCCGGAGATCTCCCCCATCCGGTGGGCCAGCCTTTCGGAGAGTCCGACCTCCCCGAGAAGCGATTCCGCCCGGCGCCTCGCCTCCCGCGGGTCCATCCCGGCGATCCGGCAGGGGAGCATGACATTGTCGAGGACGCTGAACTCGGGCAGCAGGTTGTGGAACTGGAAGACGAACCCGATCTTCCGGTTGCGCAGCGACGCCAGCTGCTCTTCCCTCAGCCCGGTGATGTCCTCGCCCTCGAAAAGGATTCTTCCGGAGGTGGGGCGGTCGAGGGTACCCAGGATCTGCAGGAGCGTGGTCTTCCCCGCGCCGGAGACCCCCACCACGCCGACCGTCTCCCCGCGCCGTATGGAGAGAGATACACCCTTGAGCACGTGGATGTCGTACCTGTCCCGGCGGAACACCCTCCGGATCTCCTCGGCGCGGAGGACGGGGACGTCACTCATATCGGATGGCCTCGGCGGGATCGACCCGCGCGGCCTGGGCCGCCGGGTACACCGTGGCGAGGAAGCAGATCAGGATGGAGCTCGCGACCACGAGCAGCACCGTCTTGACCTCCAGCAGCACCGGGAGCGTGGTGATGTAGTAGATGTCGCTCGGAAGGCTGATGAACCGGTACCGCCGCAGAAGGTAGCAAAGGATGGCGCCCAGGAAGGTCCCGAGGGCCGTCCCCGAGATCCCGATGATCAGCCCCTCGATGGCGAAGATGCGGCGGATGGTCGCGCGCGTCGCGCCCAGCGTCATCAGGATCGCGATGTCCTTGGTCTTCTCCATCACGACCATGATGAGCGTGCTGATGATGTTGAAGGCGGCGACCATCACGATGAGGACCAGGATGATGAACATCACGACCTTCTCGAGCTTCAGGGCGGAGAACAGGTTCCGGTTGGTCTGCATCCAGTCCTTGGCCCAGAAGGGGTAGCCGAGCTCCGCCCTCAGCCGCTTGGCGATGTCGGCCGCGGCGTAGATGTCGCGGACCCGCACCTCGATCCCGGTTCCGCGCCCCTCCAGCCCCAGCAGCCGCCCCGCCTCCTCGAAGGAGATGTAGGCGAAGGTCGCGTCGTACTCGTACATGCCGGACTCGGCGATCCCCGCGACGCGGAACCGCGCGGTCTTCGGGAACGCGCCCAGGGGGGTGATCGACCCGCCGGGAACCAGGATCTCGACGAGGTCCCCCGCCCCCACCGCGAGGTTCCCCGCGAGCTCCTTGCCG
This window of the Thermodesulfobacteriota bacterium genome carries:
- a CDS encoding ABC transporter ATP-binding protein; the encoded protein is MSDVPVLRAEEIRRVFRRDRYDIHVLKGVSLSIRRGETVGVVGVSGAGKTTLLQILGTLDRPTSGRILFEGEDITGLREEQLASLRNRKIGFVFQFHNLLPEFSVLDNVMLPCRIAGMDPREARRRAESLLGEVGLSERLAHRMGEISGGEQQRAAVCRALVMEPSVLLADEPTGNLDRTTAAGMVDLLLELNRARGLSVLMVTHNDRVAGRLDRVIRIDDGRIVE
- a CDS encoding lipoprotein-releasing ABC transporter permease subunit, which encodes MRVPVELHIAEKYLLAKRKQTFISIITFISVGGVAVGVMALIIVLAVMSGFERELKDRILGATAHIHVTSLDGSVAKPFEAAERVRKFEGVAAASPYIFSQMMISSGSGSVGGVLRGVDTATFGSVTRLTKDLRVGKLEDLHRPAAGGMPGVILGKELAGNLAVGAGDLVEILVPGGSITPLGAFPKTARFRVAGIAESGMYEYDATFAYISFEEAGRLLGLEGRGTGIEVRVRDIYAAADIAKRLRAELGYPFWAKDWMQTNRNLFSALKLEKVVMFIILVLIVMVAAFNIISTLIMVVMEKTKDIAILMTLGATRATIRRIFAIEGLIIGISGTALGTFLGAILCYLLRRYRFISLPSDIYYITTLPVLLEVKTVLLVVASSILICFLATVYPAAQAARVDPAEAIRYE